A single Drosophila ananassae strain 14024-0371.13 chromosome 3L, ASM1763931v2, whole genome shotgun sequence DNA region contains:
- the LOC6495448 gene encoding venom serine protease, whose protein sequence is MMAGLKWSGFLALLLVSSAFGQQQCTRMYDLQPNRVLNITSANYPGALPSGSSCRFRLRAPSNHVIHLSCRFEVFPDTCGSEFLFISRDGDLQFRDAERYCRMGQITRVSNFQAMAFAYYSSRTFSQQRARLSCQAVARPVPCDCGWSFPVRIANGVEAAKHEYPSMVGLRDLTSNLPIFCGGSIVSDRYIMTAAHCTARQPVASRLLALVGEHDLSTASESMYAAQYRIQSIINHPGYSETTSGNINDISLLQTASRIEWSRGVAPICLPIRQSDDNFNYQNVDILGWGTLGFAASKSNTLQKATLLTMDNAVCRSQYNSSIAPSQLCTYDSTGRGRDSCQYDSGGPVILRQRDRMFQLGVISFGRACGQPYSIGVNTRITSHLNWMWRYVGGGVCVR, encoded by the exons ATGATGGCCGGGCTAAAATGGTCGGGTTTCCTGGCACTTCTCTTAGTCAGCTCGGCCTTTGGCCAACAGCAGTGCACTCGCATGTACGACTTGCAGCCGAATCGAGTCCTGAACATAACTAGTGCCAATTATCCTGGTGCTCTTCCCAGTGGCAGTAGCTGTAGATTCCGGCTGAGAGCTCCCAGCAATCATGTCATTCATCTAAGTTGCCGCTTCGAGGTG TTCCCCGACACCTGCGGCTCAGAGTTTCTGTTCATTTCCCGGGATGGAGACTTGCAATTTCGGGATGCCGAGCGCTATTGCCGAATGGGCCAGATCACGAGGGTCTCCAACTTCCAGGCCATGGCCTTTGCCTACTATTCCAGCAGAACCTTCAGTCAGCAACGGGCCCGGCTCAGTTGCCAGGCGGTGGCCCGTCCAGTGCCCTGCGACTGCGGCTGGTCCTTTCCGGTTCGCATTGCCAACGGGGTGGAGGCGGCCAAGCACGAGTACCCGTCAATGGTGGGCCTCCGGGACTTGACCTCCAACCTGCCGATCTTCTGTGGAGGCAGCATTGTCAGCGATCGGTACATTATGACTGCAGCTCACTGTACTGCCCGGCAGCCGGTGGCCAGTCGCTTATTGGCCTTGGTGGGAGAACATGATCTCAGTACGG CCAGCGAATCTATGTACGCCGCTCAATATCGCATTCAGAGTATTATTAATCATCCTGGATATTCAGAAACTACTTCCGGAAACATCAATGACATATCCTTGCTGCAAACTGCATCTCGAATAGAATGGTCCAGGGGAGTGGCACCCATTTGTCTCCCCATTCGGCAATC TGACGACAACTTCAACTACCAGAATGTGGATATCCTGGGCTGGGGAACCCTGGGCTTTGCAGCCTCGAAGTCCAATACCCTCCAGAAGGCCACCTTGCTGACCATGGACAATGCGGTGTGTCGGAGTCAGTACAATTCCAGCATAGCTCCCAGTCAACTTTGCACCTACGATTCCACCGGACGAGGTCGTGACTCGTGTCAGTATGATTCTGGGGGTCCTGTGATCCTGCGACAGCGAGATCGTATGTTCCAACTGGGCGTGATCAGTTTCGGACGAGCCTGCGGGCAGCCATATAGCATTGGGGTCAATACCCGGATAACCTCGCACCTCAACTGGATGTGGCGCTACGTGGGCGGAGGCGTGTGTGTCCGTTAG
- the LOC6495447 gene encoding venom serine protease gives MLNRYLISIVLLSPAVLAYFEGCDNTYNLSPGTVYVESPYYPNNYPAGTSCRYKFIAPLDHYIQVQCTIALPSNNGQCSTDNFWLDNEGDLLMRGAENFCGSGTFSRESLFTELVFAYISTGTKGGTFRCTLTTVKQNCNCGWSATSRIANGQSATANEFPSMVALKDVTSSQPSFCGGTIVAHRYILTAAHCVYQVTQATNVVAIAGTNNLLNPSSSRYYQQYNIQQMIPHEQYVSEPNVNNDIAVLVTASNILWSRGVGPICLPPVGTTASFSYEQVDVIGWGTLFFAGPTSSNLQKINLMVVNNPDCQSEYNGVANIYSSQMCTYDYSGTSRDSCQYDSGGPVILRKSKQFLLGVISFGKSCAETSYPMGVNTRVTSYISWIRQKIGNSNCVVTLQ, from the exons ATGTTAAACCGCTATTTAATCTCAATAGTACTGCTGTCTCCCGCCGTTCTGGCCTACTTCGAGGGCTGTGACAACACCTATAATCTCAGTCCGGGTACTGTTTACGTGGAATCACCCTACTATCCCAACAATTATCCTGCCGGCACATCCTGTCGTTACAAGTTCATTGCACCCCTGGACCACTACATTCAGGTGCAATGCACCATTGCATTGCCATCG AATAATGGCCAGTGCAGCACGGACAACTTTTGGCTGGACAACGAAGGCGATCTTCTGATGCGCGGCGCTGAGAATTTCTGTGGTTCGGGAACCTTTTCGCGAGAGTCCCTGTTCACGGAACTGGTCTTTGCGTACATTTCCACGGGCACCAAGGGTGGCACCTTCAGGTGCACCCTGACCACCGTCAAACAGAACTGCAACTGCGGCTGGTCGGCCACCTCCAGGATAGCCAATGGACAGTCGGCGACTGCCAATGAGTTCCCCAGCATGGTGGCCCTCAAGGATGTtaccagcagccagccatcctTCTGCGGCGGAACCATAG TGGCCCATCGTTATATTCTGACTGCTGCCCATTGTGTCTATCAGGTGACGCAGGCCACTAATGTGGTGGCCATAGCTGGAACCAACAACCTCTTGAATC CTTCCAGTTCGCGGTACTACCAGCAGTACAACATCCAGCAGATGATACCCCATGAGCAGTATGTCAGCGAGCCGAATGTGAACAATGATATTGCCGTTCTTGTAACAGCCAGCAATATTTTATGGTCCCGGGGCGTAGGACCTATTTGCCTACCCCCAGTGGGAAC AACAGCCTCGTTTTCGTACGAACAAGTTGATGTGATCGGTTGGGGAACGCTCTTCTTTGCGGGACCCACGTCCTCCAACCTGCAGAAGATCAACCTGATGGTGGTTAACAACCCGGACTGCCAATCGGAGTACAACGGAGTGGCTAATATATACTCCAGCCAGATGTGTACCTACGACTATTCGGGAACAAGCCGAGACTCCTGCCAGTACGATTCCGGTGGTCCAGTCATTCTACGGAAATCCAAGCAATTCCTCCTGGGAGTGATTAGCTTTGGCAAGAGCTGTGCCGAGACATCCTATCCAATGGGGGTGAACACCAGGGTAACATCGTACATCAGCTGGATACGCCAGAAAATTGGCAACTCCAATTGTGTGGTTACCttgcaataa